A portion of the Ricinus communis isolate WT05 ecotype wild-type chromosome 10, ASM1957865v1, whole genome shotgun sequence genome contains these proteins:
- the LOC8289514 gene encoding proline-rich protein 12 isoform X2, whose translation MRGNPMIARRIPNPISNLSSKQPFFLSSSSFSTSSSGGGGGGRGRGSNPNLFDFTGKAPAKPESSDVAKPHYPPPPPPPPPRNGVGHGRGGGNPILPAFSSFVSSIGRGRAITDPEPGPSRQPTESQSDSVLPSTIHSSLSGFGRGEPDKPVVPTPQVKEENRHIRDRSRAKPKTEEAEVRAKPKISREEAVKRAVSILSQGDTGEGMGRGRGGGRGRGRGRGRGRLEQRGRMMDDVDEGFGSGLFLGDNADGEKLAGKIGVENMNKLVEGYEEMSGRVLPSPMEDAYLDALHTNYMIEFEPEYLMGEFDQNPDIDEKPPMPLRDVLEKVKPFIMAYEGIQSQEEWETAWITGSLIKIEMELNFMGKLSISETEYPSTT comes from the exons ATGAGAGGAAATCCAATGATAGCAAGACGTATTCCAAATCCAATTTCAAATCTCTCTTCCAAACAACCCTTTTTTCTGTCCTCTTCTTCCTTCTCGACTTCCTCTAGTGGAGGGGGAGGAGGCGGCCGAGGCCGTGGCTCCAATCCCAATCTGTTCGATTTCACCGGAAAAGCACCAGCGAAGCCTGAATCCTCTGATGTAGCAAAGCCTCACTAccctccaccaccaccaccaccaccaccacggAATGGAGTTGGCCACGGCCGTGGTGGTGGTAATCCAATTCTCCCTGCATTTTCCTCATTCGTTTCTTCAATAGGACGTGGGCGAGCCATTACTGATCCTGAACCAGGACCCAGCCGACAACCCACTGAATCACAGAGCGACTCGGTTCTTCCATCCACTATTCATTCCTCACTATCAGGTTTTGGCCGTGGAGAACCCGATAAGCCGGTTGTGCCTACTCCCCAAGTAAAGGAGGAGAACCGGCATATTCGAGACCGGTCCCGGGCAAAGCCTAAGACAGAAGAAGCTGAGGTGCGGGCTAAGCCGAAAATTAGCCGAGAGGAGGCGGTTAAAAGGGCAGTGTCTATACTGTCGCAGGGCGACACGGGGGAAGGAATGGGGCGTGGGAGAGGGGGAGGAAGAGGGAGAGGTAGAGGGAGAGGGAGAGGAAGGTTGGAGCAAAGAGGAAGGATGATGGATGATGTAGATGAAGGTTTTGGAAGTGGGCTGTTTTTAGGGGATAATGCTGATGGGGAGAAGCTGGCTGGAAAGATTGGCGTTGAGAATATGAATAAGTTGGTTGAAGGTTATGAAGAGATGAGTGGTAGAGTGTTGCCTTCTCCTATGGAGGATGCTTATTTGGATGCCTTGCATACCAATTATATG ATTGAGTTTGAACCCGAGTACTTAATGGGAGAATTTGATCAAAATCCAGATATTGATGAGAAGCCTCCTATGCCTCTGAGGGATGTGCTCGAGAAGGTGAAGCCATTTATAATGGCATATGAAGGAATTCAAAGTCAAGAAGAGTGGGAG ACAGCCTGGATAACTGGAAGTTTGATCAAAATAGAGATGGAACTAAACTTTATGGGGAAATTGTCAATTTCTGAAACTGAGTATCCAAGCacaacataa
- the LOC8289514 gene encoding uncharacterized protein LOC8289514 isoform X1: MRGNPMIARRIPNPISNLSSKQPFFLSSSSFSTSSSGGGGGGRGRGSNPNLFDFTGKAPAKPESSDVAKPHYPPPPPPPPPRNGVGHGRGGGNPILPAFSSFVSSIGRGRAITDPEPGPSRQPTESQSDSVLPSTIHSSLSGFGRGEPDKPVVPTPQVKEENRHIRDRSRAKPKTEEAEVRAKPKISREEAVKRAVSILSQGDTGEGMGRGRGGGRGRGRGRGRGRLEQRGRMMDDVDEGFGSGLFLGDNADGEKLAGKIGVENMNKLVEGYEEMSGRVLPSPMEDAYLDALHTNYMIEFEPEYLMGEFDQNPDIDEKPPMPLRDVLEKVKPFIMAYEGIQSQEEWEAAVEETMKNVPLFKEIVDYYSGPDRITAKKQEEELERVANTIPASAPASVKRFADRAVLSLQSNPGWGFDKKCQFMDKLVREVNQCYN, from the exons ATGAGAGGAAATCCAATGATAGCAAGACGTATTCCAAATCCAATTTCAAATCTCTCTTCCAAACAACCCTTTTTTCTGTCCTCTTCTTCCTTCTCGACTTCCTCTAGTGGAGGGGGAGGAGGCGGCCGAGGCCGTGGCTCCAATCCCAATCTGTTCGATTTCACCGGAAAAGCACCAGCGAAGCCTGAATCCTCTGATGTAGCAAAGCCTCACTAccctccaccaccaccaccaccaccaccacggAATGGAGTTGGCCACGGCCGTGGTGGTGGTAATCCAATTCTCCCTGCATTTTCCTCATTCGTTTCTTCAATAGGACGTGGGCGAGCCATTACTGATCCTGAACCAGGACCCAGCCGACAACCCACTGAATCACAGAGCGACTCGGTTCTTCCATCCACTATTCATTCCTCACTATCAGGTTTTGGCCGTGGAGAACCCGATAAGCCGGTTGTGCCTACTCCCCAAGTAAAGGAGGAGAACCGGCATATTCGAGACCGGTCCCGGGCAAAGCCTAAGACAGAAGAAGCTGAGGTGCGGGCTAAGCCGAAAATTAGCCGAGAGGAGGCGGTTAAAAGGGCAGTGTCTATACTGTCGCAGGGCGACACGGGGGAAGGAATGGGGCGTGGGAGAGGGGGAGGAAGAGGGAGAGGTAGAGGGAGAGGGAGAGGAAGGTTGGAGCAAAGAGGAAGGATGATGGATGATGTAGATGAAGGTTTTGGAAGTGGGCTGTTTTTAGGGGATAATGCTGATGGGGAGAAGCTGGCTGGAAAGATTGGCGTTGAGAATATGAATAAGTTGGTTGAAGGTTATGAAGAGATGAGTGGTAGAGTGTTGCCTTCTCCTATGGAGGATGCTTATTTGGATGCCTTGCATACCAATTATATG ATTGAGTTTGAACCCGAGTACTTAATGGGAGAATTTGATCAAAATCCAGATATTGATGAGAAGCCTCCTATGCCTCTGAGGGATGTGCTCGAGAAGGTGAAGCCATTTATAATGGCATATGAAGGAATTCAAAGTCAAGAAGAGTGGGAG GCGGCTGTTGAAGAAACAATGAAAAATGTTCCactattcaaagaaattgtTGATTACTACAGTGGGCCCGATAGGATTACTGcaaaaaaacaagaagaagaactaGAAAGAGTTGCAAATACTATTCCTGCGAGTGCACCTGCTTCTGTAAAGAGGTTTGCAGATCGTGCTGTTCTTTCTCTTCAG AGCAATCCGGGCTGGGGATTTGATAAGAAATGCCAATTTATGGATAAGCTTGTGAGGGAGGTTAATCAATGCTACAACTAA